One genomic region from Populus nigra chromosome 8, ddPopNigr1.1, whole genome shotgun sequence encodes:
- the LOC133701467 gene encoding 3-ketoacyl-CoA thiolase 2, peroxisomal produces MEKAINRQRVLLDHLRPSSPSPHNFESTLSASACLAGDSAAYQRTSAFGDDVVIVAAYRTPLCKSKRGGFKDTHADDLLAPVLKALIEKTNVDPREVGDIVVGSVLAPGSQRASECRMAAFYAGFPETVPIRTVNRQCSSGLQAVADVVASIKAGFYEIGIGAGLESMTINPMTWDGDVNPKVKDFQKAQDCLLPMGVTSENVAHCFGVTRQEQDQAAVDSHRKAAAATASGRFKDEIIPVPTKIVDPKTGDEKPIVISVDDGIRPNTSLTELGKLKPLFKKDGTTTAGNSSQVSDGAGAVLLMKRSVAMRKGLPILGVFRTFTAVGVDPAIMGVGPAVAIPAAVKAAGLELEDIDLFEINEAFASQFVYCRKKLELDSQKINVNGGAMAFGHPLGATGARCVATLLHEMKRRGRDCRFGVVSMCIGTGMGAAAVFERGDGCDELCNGRKVESNNLLSKDSR; encoded by the exons ATGGAGAAAGCAATCAACAGGCAACGTGTCCTTCTCGATCACCTCCGTCCTTCTTCTCCATCCCCTCACAATTTTGAATCTACTCTTTCT GCATCTGCTTGTTTAGCTGGAGATAGCGCAGCGTATCAAAGGACTTCGGCTTTTGGAGATGACGTTGTGATTGTTGC AGCATATCGAACGCCTCTTTGCAAATCGAAGCGTGGTGGTTTCAAGGATACCCACGCTGATGATTTACTTGCACCTGTTTTGAAG GCATTGATAGAGAAGACGAATGTGGATCCAAGAGAAGTTGGGGATATTGTTGTGGGTTCGGTGTTGGCCCCAGGATCTCAAAGAGCAAGTGAATGCAGGATGGCTGCATTCTATGCTGGTTTCCCTG AAACTGTGCCGATAAGGACTGTCAACAGGCAATGTTCGTCCGGGCTTCAGGCAGTTGCTGATGTGGTTGCTTCTATCAAAGCAGGGTTCTATGAAATTG GAATTGGAGCTGGGTTGGAATCCATGACAATTAATCCAATGACATGGGATGGAGATGTGAATCCAAAG GTAAAGGATTTCCAGAAGGCTCAAGATTGCCTTCTGCCCATGGGTGTTACTTCTGAGAATGTGGCACATTGTTTCGGTGTGACAAGGCAGGAGCAGGATCAGGCTGCA GTTGATTCTCATAGAAaggctgctgctgctactgcttCTGGAAGATTCAAGGATGAAATCATCCCTGTCCCTACAAAG ATCGTTGACCCTAAAACTGGTGATGAGAAGCCCATTGTAATCTCTGTTGATGATGGAATTCGCCCAAACACATCATTAACAGAACTGGGAAAATTAAAGCCCTTGTTTAAGAAAGATGGGACCACCACTGCTG GGAATTCTAGCCAAGTCAGTGATGGTGCTGGGGCTGTGTTGCTCATGAAAAGAAGTGTCGCTATGCGTAAAGGGCTACCAATTCTTGGTGTATTCAG GACATTTACTGCTGTTGGTGTAGATCCTGCCATCATGGGTGTAGGCCCAGCTGTTGCAATCCCGGCTGCAGTGAAGGCTGCTGGTCTAGAACTTGAGGATATTGATCTTTTTGAGATAAATGag GCATTTGCTTCCCAGTTTGTTTATTGCCGTAAGAAGCTGGAGCTTGATTCACAGAAGATCAATGTCAACGGGGGTGCGATGGCCTTTGGACATCCTCTGGGTGCAACAG GTGCCAGATGTGTGGCTACTTTACTGCATGAGATGAAGCGCCGTGGTAGGGACTGTCGCTTCGGGGTGGTGTCAATGTGCATAG GCACAGGAATGGGAGCTGCTGCCGTTTTTGAAAGGGGGGATGGTTGTGATGAGCTCTGCAATGGTCGGAAAGTCGAAAGCAACAACCTCTTATCCAAGGATTCACGATAG
- the LOC133701466 gene encoding uncharacterized protein LOC133701466, producing the protein MEDMNSDQVFEIPDTPERAAARSINGAQFRKESISSVPGRLRKSGFVDEKSFNPPRTSRGRILSENGLNRRLHLHPQNSPINVDEYDSPSNSALDSHPHQNAPLFRRPAIVNNSRPENRHSKGAQYMEKSKASRATNSSKKPFCMEGDDLFDLTEMSEPDRLLDIVFPHSASKDLQAKETREGQLSSNGGSSVQLAPLPSRISGSTSKGKEKIDVNTCNGSGSASNNVKEIARASGHQPKIEKQLPACHLSVTSPRVGGKKRLVRNGCISPHNIATRAQKLAESSQDGSPGDERNHARNKLSDGPPNTDLREIVAEDNDCYRAKGKKAIVHPSASKEHDANMTRSSATNNEASRESRDGHRDALFGGWRSTHKRSKTQDQPLSYMEQGILGRDDHARCSTNEQHDDRSVERDSSSGGKLHHVGNLVATHGLTSRNQGECSTMVPDDTEVLFLGSSRESSSSRSSRVYNHQHDGNLEPIYEIDELLTEVRNNDPQLIGSRSNEDSDVTARQVEADEMLARELQERLYHEEPIFGGGEIDENIAWVLQQEEDALPATSGHNHPVPHLRNSLVAHSSRQRLPRSSQNPSNRRGNQVQVTTTRASGLRSRLSNRTPVRISRERNPFPAVFPGGLNFQFPLGMDLEMRLNILENLEASMTATRMLHVQRDFNENDYEMLLALDENNSQHGASANQINCLPESVVQTDNFGETCAVCLEAPTIGEKIRHLPCLHKFHKDCIDPWLSRKTSCPICKSSITS; encoded by the exons ATGGAAGATATGAATTCTGATCAGGTATTTGAAATACCCGACACTCCCGAGAGAGCAGCTGCAAGGAGTATAAATGGTGCACAATTCAGAAAAGAAAGTATTTCGTCAGTTCCTGGTCGTCTAAGAAAGTCTGGCTTTGTGgatgaaaagagttttaatCCGCCGCGGACAAGCAGGGGTAGGATTCTTAGTGAAAATGGGCTCAACAGAAGACTTCATTTGCATCCTCAAAATAGTCCCATTAATGTTGATGAATATGATTCTCCAAGTAATTCTGCTTTGGATTCCCATCCCCACCAGAATGCGCCTTTATTTAGGAGGCCAGCAATAGTTAATAACTCCAGGCCTGAGAATAGGCATTCTAAAGGAGCACAGTATATGGAAAAATCAAAAGCTAGCCGTGCTACAAATTCCTCTAAAAAACCATTTTGCATGGAAGGTGATGATCTTTTTGATTTAACTGAGATGAGTGAGCCTGACAGATTACTCGACATTGTTTTTCCTCACAGTGCATCAAAAGATCTCCAAGCTAAAGAAACAAGAGAAGGTCAATTATCATCTAATGGTGGCTCTTCTGTACAGCTGGCTCCTCTTCCTTCAAGAATATCTGGCAGCACCTCTAAGGGGAAGGAAAAAATAGATGTGAATACATGTAATGGTTCTGGTTCAGCTTCAAATAATGTGAAAGAGATTGCTCGTGCTAGTGGTCATCAACCCAAAATCGAAAAGCAGCTTCCTGCTTGTCATCTATCTGTTACCTCACCAAGAGTTGGTGGGAAAAAGAGATTAGTGCGAAATGGATGTATTTCTCCACATAATATAGCCACTAGAGCCCAAAAATTAGCTGAAAGTTCCCAGGATGGCTCCCCAGGTGACGAAAGAAATCATGCCAGGAACAAGTTGTCTGATGGTCCACCTAACACAGATCTTAGGGAAATAGTTGCTGAAGACAATGATTGTTATAGAGCTAAAGGAAAAAAGGCAATAGTCCATCCTTCTGCATCAAAGGAGCATGATGCCAACATGACCAG AAGTTCTGCGACTAATAATGAAGCATCCCGTGAATCCAGGGATGGCCATAGAGATGCATTATTTGGTGGCTGGAGAAGTACACACAAAAGATCCAAGACACAAGATCAGCCACTGTCTTATATGGAACAGGGTATTTTGGGAAGAGATGATCATGCCAGATGTTCTACAAATGAACAACATGATGACAGATCAGTGGAAAGAGATAGTAGCAGTGGTGGAAAACTACATCATGTTGGGAATCTAGTTGCTACGCATGGATTAACTTCAAGAAATCAAGGTGAATGCTCTACAATGGTTCCTGATGACACAGAAGTTTTGTTTCTTGGTTCATCTCGGGAATCATCTAGCTCAAGGTCATCTAGAGTATACAATCATCAACATGATGGCAATCTAGAAccaatttatgaaattgatgaGTTGTTGACTGAGGTGAGAAACAATGATCCTCAATTAATAGGTTCCAGAAGTAATGAGGACTCAGATGTTACGGCAAGGCAAGTGGAAGCTGATGAGATGTTGGCTCGGGAACTGCAAGAACGATTATATCATGAGGAACCAATATTTGGAGGTGGCGAG ATTGATGAAAATATAGCATGGGTCCTGCAGCAGGAGGAAGATGCACTCCCAGCTACATCTGGTCACAATCATCCTGTTCCACATCTT AGAAACTCATTAGTAGCACATTCATCAAGACAGCGCTTGCCTCGGTCCTCTCAGAACCCTTCAAATAGGAGAGGAAACCAGGTTCAAGTTACTACTACCCGAGCATCAGGCTTGAGGAGTCGCTTGTCCAACCGGACTCCTGTAAGAATATCAAGAGAGAGGAACCCCTTTCCCGCAGTATTCCCTGGAGGGTTGAATTTCCAATTTCCTTTGGGAATGGATTTAGAGATG AGACTTAATATATTGGAAAATTTAGAGGCCTCAATGACAGCTACTCGCATGCTTCATGTTCAGCGTGATTTTAATGA GAATGATTATGAAATGCTGTTGGCCCTTGATGAGAACAATTCTCAACATGGTGCATCTGCCAATCAAATTAACTGCTTGCCAGAGTCTGTGGTACAG ACTGATAACTTTGGAGAGACCTGTGCTGTCTGCCTTGAAGCCCCAACTATTGGAGAAAAAATACGTCATCTCCCTTGTTTACACAAATTTCACAAAGAT TGTATTGATCCTTGGCTCAGCAGAAAAACATCATGCCCGATTTGCAAATCATCTATAACTTCTTGA
- the LOC133701783 gene encoding dihydroxy-acid dehydratase, chloroplastic-like: MQSTFVSPRATPPKPKTPFPTRLPPSSLLVKAQSVAVEPSQATSTVAQKLNKYSSRITEPKSQGASQAILHGVGLSDDDMSKPQIGISSVWYEGNTCNMHLLKLSEAVKRGVEEAGMVGFRFNTIGVSDAISMGTRGMCYSLQSRDLIADSIETVMSAQWYDGNISIPGCDKNMPGTIMAMGRLNRPSIMVYGGTIKPGHFNGHTYDIVSAFQVYGEYVSGSISDDERKNVVHNSCPGAGACGGMYTANTMASAIEALGMSLPYSSSIPAEDQLKLDECRLAGKYLLELLKMDLKPRDIITRKSLRNAMVIVMALGGSTNAVLHLIAIARSVGLELTLDDFQKVSDEVPFLADLKPSGKYVMEDVHKIGGTPAVLRYLLEHGFLDGDCLTVTGKTLAENVKNCPPLSEGQEIIRSLENPIKQTGHLQILRGNLAPEGSVAKITGKEGLYFSGPALVFEGEESMIAAISEDPMSFKGKVVVIRGEGPKGGPGMPEMLTPTSAIMGAGLGKDCALLTDGRFSGGSHGFVAGHICPEAQEGGPIGLIRNGDIINVDVREKRIDVQLTDSELEERRKNWTPPPYKATRGVLYKYIKNVQSASEGCVTDE, from the exons ATGCAATCCACCTTCGTTTCCCCACGCGCCACCcctccaaaacccaaaaccccattCCCCACCCGCCTCcctccctcttctcttctcGTCAAAGCCCAGTCTGTTGCCGTAGAACCGTCACAGGCAACAAGCACAGTAGCACAAAAGCTAAACAAGTACAGTTCCCGCATTACCGAACCCAAATCTCAAGGTGCGTCTCAAGCGATCCTTCATGGGGTTGGTTTATCGGATGATGACATGTCTAAGCCTCAGATAGGTATCTCTTCAGTTTGGTATGAAGGGAATACTTGTAACATGCACTTGCTGAAGCTATCAGAGGCTGTTAAAAGAGGGGTCGAAGAGGCAGGAATGGTTGGTTTCAGGTTTAATACAATTGGTGTCAGTGATGCTATTTCAATGGGGACTAGAGGGATGTGCTATAGCTTGCAAAGTAGAGACTTGATTGCTGATAGTATTGAGACTGTTATGAGTGCTCAATGGTATGATGGCAACATCTCCATTCCCGGCTGTGATAAAAAT ATGCCAGGCACAATCATGGCAATGGGGAGGCTGAATCGACCTAGCATCATGGTTTATGGTGGAACTATCAAG CCTGGTCATTTCAACGGTCATACTTATGATATAGTATCTGCATTTCAG GTTTATGGAGAGTATGTAAGTGGATCTATTAGTgatgatgaaagaaaaaatgtaGTTCATAATTCATGCCCTGGAGCAGGGGCGTGTGGTGGAATGTATACAGCTAACACAATGGCTTCTGCTATTGAAGCCTTGGGAATGTCTCTTCCCTACAG CTCTTCAATACCTGCTGAAGACCAATTGAAATTGGATGAGTGCCGTTTAGCTGGAAAATATCTGCTAGAACTATTAAAGATGGACTTGAAACCACGAGACATTATCACTCGCAAGTCACTACGTAATGCAATGGTCATTGTCATGGCACTAGGCGGCTCTACTAATGCCGTGTTACACTTAATTGCAATTGCAAG GTCTGTTGGGTTGGAGTTAACCCTCGATGATTTTCAGAAGGTCAGTGATGAGGTTCCATTCCTTGCAGATCTGAAACCTAGTGGCAAATATGTTATGGAGGATGTGCACAAG ATTGGGGGAACACCTGCTGTCCTTCGCTACCTTTTGGAGCATGGTTTTCTGGACGGTGACTGTTTGACTG tCACTGGGAAGACATTGGCTGAAAATGTGAAAAATTGTCCACCATTGTCGGAGGGGCAG GAGATAATAAGATCATTGGAAAACCCTATTAAGCAAACAGGTCACCTCCAAATATTACGTGGAAATCTTGCACCAGAGGGTTCTGTAGCTAAAATTACTGGAAAAGAAGGGTTATATTTCTCTG GTCCTGCACTTGTATTTGAGGGAGAGGAATCTATGATTGCAGCTATCTCTGAGGATCCCATGAGTTTTAAG GGAAAAGTAGTAGTTATTAGAGGAGAGGGGCCAAAAGGAGGACCGGGCATGCCTGAAATGCTAACACCAACAAGTGCTATAATGGGAGCAGGGCTTGGAAAG GACTGTGCATTGTTGACTGATGGTAGATTTTCAGGAGGTTCACATGGATTTGTTGCTGGTCACATATGCCCTGAAGCACAG GAAGGTGGTCCAATTGGTCTCATTAGAAATGGAGATATCATTAATGTTGATGTCAGGGAGAAGAGAATAGATGTTCAGTTAACGGATTCCGAATTGGAAGAACGACGGAAAAATTGGACTCCACCTCCATACAAGGCCACTCGAGGAGTTTTATACAAG TACATCAAGAACGTGCAATCTGCTTCAGAGGGATGTGTAACAGATGAATAG
- the LOC133701262 gene encoding chalcone synthase 1-like encodes MVTVDEVRKGQRAEGPATIMAIGTSNPPNCVDQSTYPDYYFRVTNSEHRVELKEKFKRMCEKSMIKKRYIYLTEDMLKENPDMRAYMAPSLDARQDIVVVEVPKLGKEAATKAIKEWGQSKSKITHLVFCTTSGVDMPGADYQLTKLLGLRPSVKRLMMYQQGCFAGGTVLRLAKDLAENNKGARVLVVCSEITAIIFRGPSDTHLDSLVGQALFSDGAAALIIGSDPVAGVEKPLFELVSAAQTILPDSDGAIDGHLREAGLTFHLLKDVPGLISNNIEKSLTEAFKPLGISDWNSLFWIAHPGGPAILDQVEAKLGLKPEKLRATRHVLSEYGNMSSACVLFILDEMRKKSAEDGLQSTGEGLEWGVLFGFGPGLTVETVVLHSVATRV; translated from the exons ATGGTGACCGTCGATGAGGTTCGGAAGGGGCAACGGGCAGAGGGTCCTGCCACGATCATGGCCATTGGAACATCAAACCCTCCGAACTGTGTTGATCAAAGCACCTACCCTGACTACTACTTTCGCGTCACAAACAGTGAGCATAGGGTGGAActtaaagaaaaattcaagcGAATGT GCGAGAAGTCCATGATCAAGAAGCGGTACATCTACTTGACCGAGGACATGTTGAAGGAAAATCCTGATATGCGCGCCTACATGGCACCTTCATTGGATGCCAGGCAAGATATAGTGGTGGTGGAGGTACCAAAGTTAGGCAAAGAAGCAGCTACCAAGGCCATCAAGGAATGGGGACAGTCCAAGTCCAAAATAACTCATCTGGTGTTTTGCACAACCAGTGGTGTGGACATGCCCGGGGCTGACTATCAGCTCACTAAACTTTTAGGTCTCCGTCCATCAGTCAAACGTTTAATGATGTATCAACAAGGTTGTTTTGCTGGTGGCACGGTGCTCCGCCTAGCTAAGGACCTTGCTGAAAACAACAAAGGTGCTCGCGTGCTAGTCGTGTGCTCTGAAATAACAGCCATTATATTTCGAGGCCCTAGCGATACCCATCTTGATAGCCTTGTTGGTCAGGCATTGTTCAGTGATGGCGCGGCTGCTCTCATAATAGGCTCTGACCCAGTGGCAGGAGTCGAGAAGCCTTTATTTGAGCTCGTCTCTGCAGCCCAAACTATTCTACCCGACAGCGATGGGGCTATAGATGGACATCTCCGTGAAGCCGGGCTTACATTTCACCTTCTCAAGGATGTTCCCGGgcttatttcaaataatattgagaAGAGCCTGACGGAGGCGTTCAAGCCTCTGGGCATCTCGGACTGGAACTCCCTTTTCTGGATAGCGCACCCTGGTGGACCAGCAATTCTAGACCAGGTGGAGGCTAAGTTGGGGCTGAAACCAGAGAAACTGCGAGCCACTAGACATGTGCTGAGTGAGTATGGAAATATGTCCAGCGCATGTGTGCTGTTTATTTTGGATGAGATGAGAAAGAAATCTGCTGAGGATGGGCTTCAATCTACTGGAGAAGGGCTGGAATGGGGTGTGCTTTTTGGGTTTGGGCCTGGGCTCACTGTTGAGACTGTGGTGCTCCACAGTGTGGCTACTAGAGTGTAG
- the LOC133701261 gene encoding chalcone synthase 1-like, whose translation MVTVDEIRKSQRAEGPATIMAIGTSTPPNCVDQSTYPDYYFRITNSEHKAELKEKFKRMCEKSMIKKRYMYLTEEILKENPSVCEYMAPSLDARQDMVVVEVPRLGKEAATKAIKEWGQPKSKITHLVFCTTSGVDMPGADYQLTKLLGLRSSVKRLMMYQQGCFAGGTVLRLAKDLAENNKGARVLVVCSEITAVTFRGPSDTHLDSLVGQALFGDGAAALIIGSDPVLGVEKPLFELVSAAQTILPDSDGAIDGHLREVGLTFHLLKDVPGLISKNVEKSLTEAFKPLGISDWNSLFWIAHPGGPAILDQVEAKLGLKPEKLRATRHVLSEYGNMSSACVLFILDEMRKKSAEDGLQSTGEGLEWGVLFGFGPGLTVETVVLHGVAPTI comes from the exons atggtGACCGTTGATGAAATTCGGAAGTCGCAACGGGCGGAGGGTCCTGCCACCATCATGGCCATAGGAACATCGACCCCTCCAAACTGTGTTGATCAGAGCACGTATCCTGACTATTATTTTCGCATCACAAACAGTGAGCATAAGGCGGAGcttaaagaaaaattcaagcGAATGT GTGAGAAATCCATGATCAAGAAGCGGTACATGTACTTGACTGAGGAGATCTTGAAAGAAAATCCTAGTGTGTGTGAATACATGGCACCTTCATTGGATGCTAGACAGGACATGGTGGTGGTCGAGGTACCAAGATTGGGCAAAGAAGCAGCTACCAAGGCCATCAAGGAATGGGGTCAGCCCAAGTCCAAAATAACTCATCTCGTGTTTTGCACAACTAGTGGAGTGGACATGCCCGGGGCTGACTATCAGCTCACTAAGCTTTTGGGCCTCCGCTCATCGGTTAAACGTTTGATGATGTATCAACAAGGTTGTTTTGCTGGTGGCACGGTGCTCCGCCTTGCTAAAGACCTCGCCGAGAACAACAAGGGCGCTCGTGTATTAGTCGTGTGCTCTGAAATAACAGCCGTGACATTTCGGGGCCCTAGCGATACCCATCTTGATAGCCTTGTTGGTCAGGCATTGTTCGGTGATGGAGCAGCTGCTCTCATAATAGGCTCTGACCCGGTGCTGGGAGTTGAGAAGCCTTTATTTGAGCTAGTCTCTGCAGCCCAAACTATTCTACCCGACAGCGATGGGGCTATAGATGGACATCTCCGTGAAGTCGGGCTTACATTTCACCTCCTCAAGGATGTTCCTGGGCTTATTTCAAAGAATGTTGAGAAGAGCCTGACGGAGGCGTTCAAGCCTCTGGGCATCTCGGACTGGAACTCCCTTTTCTGGATAGCGCACCCTGGTGGACCAGCAATTCTAGACCAGGTGGAGGCTAAGTTGGGGCTGAAACCAGAGAAACTGCGAGCCACTAGACATGTGCTGAGTGAGTATGGAAATATGTCCAGCGCATGTGTGCTGTTTATTTTGGATGAGATGAGAAAGAAATCTGCTGAGGATGGGCTTCAATCTACTGGAGAAGGGCTGGAATGGGGTGTGCTTTTTGGGTTTGGGCCTGGGCTCACTGTTGAGACTGTGGTGCTCCACGGTGTGGCTCCAACAATCTAG